The following are from one region of the Acanthopagrus latus isolate v.2019 chromosome 2, fAcaLat1.1, whole genome shotgun sequence genome:
- the psmd8 gene encoding 26S proteasome non-ATPase regulatory subunit 8 — protein sequence MALKETAGLYETLKTEWNKKNPNLSKCGEILSKLKVSLLELNFLPTSGSALTKQQLILARDVLEIGALWSILKKDIPSFERYMAQLKCYYFDYKDELPEAAYMHQLLGLNLLFLLSQNRVSEFHTELERLSARDIQTNVYIRHPVSLEQYLMEGSYNKVFLAKGNIPAESYTFFIDILLDTIRDEIAGCIEKAYEQIQFSEATRVLFFSTPKKMTDYAKKRGWSLSPDGYYSFTSQQQRTEEVTIPSTELAQQVIEYARQLEMIV from the exons ATGGCGTTGAAAGAGACTGCGGGGCTTTATGAGACACTGAAAACGGAATGGAACAAGAAAAACCCAAACCTGAGCAAATGTGGAGAAATACTGAGCAAACTTAAG gtgTCGTTACTGGAGCTGAACTTCTTACCTACCAGCGGGTCCGCGCtcacaaagcagcagctcattttAGCTC GTGATGTCCTTGAAATTGGGGCCTTGTGGAGTATCCTCAAGAAGGACATCCCATCCTTTGAGAGATACATGGCCCAGCTGAAATGCTACTACTTTGATTACAA GGACGAACTACCAGAAGCTGCCTACATGCACCAGTTACTTGGACTGAACCTGCTCTTCCTGCTCTCACAGAACCGTGTGTCAGAGTTTCACACAGAACTTGAGAGGCTGAGTGCACGAGATATTCAGACCAACGTCTACATCAGACACCCAGTCTCATTAGAGCAG TACCTGATGGAGGGAAGCTACAACAAGGTCTTTCTAGCCAAAGGCAACATCCCTGCTGAGAGCTACACCTTTTTTATAGATATTCTGCTTGACACAATTCG TGATGAGATCGCAGGTTGCATAGAGAAAGCATATGAGCAGATCCAGTTCAGTGAAGCCACCCGTGTGCTTTTCTTCAGTACCCCCAAAAAGATGACAGATTATGCCAAGAAG AGGGGATGGAGTTTGAGCCCAGATGGCTATTACTCTTTCACCAGTCAGCAGCAGCGGACAGAAGAGGTGACCATCCCCTCTACGGAGCTGGCACAACAGGTCATCGAATATGCACGACAGCTGGAAATGATTGTGTAA
- the spred3 gene encoding sprouty-related, EVH1 domain-containing protein 3 isoform X1 yields the protein MEGDVRVRAVVMTRDDSSGGWVPLGGGGLSHVVICKGRSHDGRGRREYIIRGERLRDRAPVLECAVQRGLVYNKVNPIFHHWRVEDRKFGLTFQSPADAISFEKGLQAVLDKLDRGSDSPSSSTPEEADTEDDGQASHTGSESSSNSRKEMLPKPITIVTSESSSTCFVRSEEFSFGSSHAVTTQTPAQIHTRPGQLSQMTAVLNPPAPPPPPPAPPTPPVGPPASSPLSPLSPTISLLEEGDLRSVDPCKDLWGSRGYEDYRRAGATRTMVGGLTGGVVVGSGGSMQDKSELCVVRFEKELAGVGTAGCDVTVSLDSKASQRLSSSSPTCMSMPNAVSGVSSGAGSPQETGKGSPSPCCIHTSLATPRSRTRKRGGGASSSDQGVISPDDDSPCPQGSSSCSSRCVYCRSVFSASENGRGRCRDAPDPALHCLRQWTCVWCAESLLYHCMSDSEGEFWEPCSCDDSLGGHPHPLCCARWLALLALSLFVPCMCCYLPLRACLRCGERCGCCGGKHKAVR from the exons ATGGAGGGCGA TGTGCGTGTTCGTGCGGTGGTGATGACACGTGATGACTCCAGTGGCGGATGGGTGCCCCTTGGAGGTGGCGGCCTCAGTCATGTGGTCATATGTAAGGGGCGGAGTCACGACGGCAGGGGGCGGAGAGAGTACATCATACGTGGAGAGCGGCTGCGAGATCGagca CCGGTGTTGGAGTGCGCAGTGCAAAGGGGGTTAGTGTACAACAAGGTGAACCCCATCTTCCATCACTGGCGGGTAGAGGATCGAAAGTTTGGCCTTACGTTCCAGAGTCCTGCCGATGCCATCTCCTTTGAGAAAGGGCTGCAGGCTGTCTTAGACAAGCTCGACAGAG GTTCTGACTCGCCTTCGTCCTCCACCCCAGAAGAGGCTGACACCGAGGATGACGGACAAGCT TCCCATACAGGAAGTGAGTCGTCATCCAACAGCAGAAAGGAGATGCTTCCCAAACCCATCACCATAGTGACGAGCGAGTCGTCGTCTACCTGCTTCGTGCGGTCGGAGGAGTTTAGTTTTGGATCCAGCCATGCTGTCACCACTCAGACACCTGCTCAG ATCCACACCAGGCCAGGACAGCTTTCACAAATGACGGCTGTGTTGAATCCCCCAGcgcccccacccccaccacctgctccacctaCTCCTCCTGTGGGTCCCCCGgcctcatctcctctgtcccCCCTCTCACCCACTAtttctctgctggaggagggagACCTGCGTAGTGTGGACCCTTGCAAAGACCTGTGGGGTTCTCGAGGTTATGAGGACTACCGACGGGCAGGTGCCACCAGGACTATGGTCGGCGGGCTGACCGGGGGTGTGGTTGTTGGTAGTGGAGGGAGTATGCAGGACAAGTCAGAGCTGTGCGTGGTTCGCTTCGAGAAGGAGCTGGCAGGAGTGGGGACGGCAGGCTGTGACGTGACAGTGAGCCTGGACAGCAAAGCTTCCCAGCGTCTGTCGTCATCGTCGCCCACCTGTATGTCAATGCCCAACGCTGTGTCAGGCGTGTCCTCAGGAGCCGGCTCACCCCAGGAGACGGGCAAAGGCTCGCCCTCTCCCTGCTGCATCCACACCTCACTGGCCACGCCCCGGTCGCGGACTcgtaagagaggaggaggggccaGCAGCAGTGACCAGGGGGTAATCTCCCCCGACGACGACAGCCCCTGTCCTCAGGGTTCATCGTCATGCTCATCTCGCTGTGTGTACTGCCGCTCTGTTTTCAGTGCTTCGGAGAATGGGCGGGGCCGCTGCAGAGATGCCCCAGACCCGGCCCTGCACTGCCTGCGCCAGTGGacctgtgtgtggtgtgcagaGAGTCTGCTCTACCACTGCATGTCGGACTCTGAGGGAGAGTTCTGGGAGCCTTGCTCATGTGATGACTCATTGGGGGGCCACCCGCACCCCCTTTGCTGTGCCCGCTGGTTGGCCCTCCTGGCCCTGTCGCTCTTCGTGCCCTGCATGTGCTGCTACCTGCCTTTGCGCGCCTGCCTGCGGTGTGGGGAGAGGTGTGGCTGCTGTGGGGGAAAGCACAAGGCGGTCCGATGA
- the nup88 gene encoding nucleoporin 88 — MAAFSAERWLDGLPNHGIFKKIRENLDLDRSSNERGVAKNLTFCVGVDFFVWDDADRVFYTANLRQLNSDESHGSGNYQKLLCINPPLFEVCQVLLSPTQHHVALVGLRGVSVLELPQRWGKRSEFEGGRSEINCKTIPVAERFFTSSPSVNLRQAAWYPSETDEPHLVLLTSDNTIRFYSLKSPQTPARVLPVSQSEDDSNLNPPARSYAASLGEIAVAFDFGPISSPPRQLGGRIKEQLVYPLYVLYENGETYLSYTSLSNSVTLSKPAGPLPMYPAAEDNYGYDACAILCLPCVPSILVIATETGTLYHCVVLESEEEDEAGAVEKWIRGTEPVPSLYVFECVELELTLKVATGEDEEPQEFDFTCPIRLHRDPLCQQRYHCTHEAGVHSVGLIWVNKLQKFLQSGEEDKDSLQELAAEKRCIVEHILCTRPLLTSQSAPVRGFLIVSDLSLGATMICITNTFECILLPLLSSIRPPSPPLLCSHPGPGSGSSPLRGLAEDSFEQHIRNILARSSTNPLVLKAGDKDSSPPPPECLQLLSRATQVFSEEYILKQDLAREEMQRRVKLLTGQKNKQLEEMALCKEERMTLREAAERLADKYEDAKYRQETIMNRVKRVLGSLQSRLPILSNSEKDMKKELQTISDQLKHLDNCIKQVNMKMDYQKTQVDKDVPAARTTVSLNAHQKKVVQDVLREQGQQIGDMMKQIKDIKNHFSF, encoded by the coding sequence ATGGCGGCATTCAGCGCTGAGCGGTGGCTGGATGGATTACCAAACCATGGCATTTTCAAGAAAATACGGGAGAATCTGGATTTGGACCGCAGCTCAAATGAAAGGGGGGTCGCTAAAAACCTCACCTTCTGTGTGGGGGTGGACTTTTTCGTGTGGGACGACGCAGACCGCGTGTTCTACACGGCTAATTTGCGGCAGCTAAACTCGGATGAGAGTCACGGCAGCGGGAACTATCAGAAGCTGCTGTGCATTAACCCTCCTCTCTTCGAAGTGTGCCAGGTGTTGCTAAGTCCGACGCAGCACCACGTCGCCCTCGTCGGGCTGCGGGGTGTCTCGGTGCTGGAGCTTCCTCAGCGGTGGGGCAAGAGGTCCGAGTTCGAGGGCGGAAGGAGCGAAATCAACTGCAAGACCATCCCGGTGGCGGAGCGCTTCTTCACGAGCTCTCCGTCGGTGAATCTGCGGCAGGCGGCTTGGTACCCCAGCGAGACCGACGAGCCCCACTTAGTGCTGCTCACATCCGACAACACCATCAGGTTTTACAGCTTGAAGTCGCCCCAGACCCCCGCCAGAGTCCTGCCAGTGTCGCAGTCGGAGGATGACAGCAACCTCAACCCTCCGGCCCGCTCCTACGCAGCCTCCCTTGGTGAGATAGCCGTGGCGTTTGACTTCGGGCCGATCTCGTCCCCACCTCGGCAGCTGGGAGGACGGATCAAAGAGCAGCTCGTCTATCCTCTGTACGTGCTCTACGAAAACGGGGAGACCTATCTGAGCTACACGAGCCTGTCAAACAGTGTGACTTTAAGTAAACCCGCCGGACCCCTTCCAATGTacccagcagcagaggacaacTATGGCTATGATGCTTGTGCCATCCTCTGCCTGCCATGTGTGCCCAGCATCCTGGTCATCGCCACAGAAACAGGCACCCTGTACCACTGTGTGGTGTTGGAgtctgaggaagaggatgaggcaGGGGCCGTGGAGAAGTGGATCCGAGGTACTGAACCGGTGCCGTCTCTCTATGTGTTTGAGTGCGTTGAGCTGGAGCTCACCCTCAAAGTGGCCACgggagaggatgaggagccACAGGAGTTTGACTTCACCTGCCCCATCAGACTGCACAGGGACCCTCTGTGCCAGCAGCGGTATCACTGCACCCACGAAGCAGGAGTGCACAGCGTGGGGCTAATCTGGGTCAACAAGCTGCAGAAGTTCCTCCAGTCGGGTGAAGAGGATAAGGACAGTCTCCAGGAGCTGGCTGCTGAGAAGCGATGTATTGTAGAGCACATTCTTTGCACCAGACCTCTCCTCACCAGTCAGTCAGCTCCAGTTCGTGGCTTTTTGATTGTGTCTGACCTTTCCTTGGGCGCCACCATGATCTGCATCACCAACACCTTCGAATGCATCCTGTTGCCCCTGCTGAGCTCCATtcgccctccctcccctcccctgcttTGTTCTCATCCGGGTCCCGGCTCTGGCAGCTCCCCTCTACGTGGACTGGCCGAGGACTCCTTCGAGCAGCACATCCGCAACATCCTGGCACGCAGCTCCACCAATCCTCTTGTACTCAAGGCTGGGGACAAGGACtcatcaccacctcctccagagtgtctgcagctcctcagcagAGCCACCCAGGTCTTCAGTGAGGAGTACATTCTCAAGCAGGACTTGGCTCGTGAAGAGATGCAGAGGAGGGTGAAACTCCTGACGGGTCAGAAGAACAAGCAGCTGGAAGAGATGGCTCTGTgcaaggaggagaggatgactctgagagaggcagcagagaggttGGCTGATAAGTACGAAGATGCAAAGTATCGCCAGGAAACAATTATGAACAGGGTTAAAAGAGTACTTGGCAGCCTGCAAAGCCGACTACCCATACTGTCAAACAGTGAAAAGGATAtgaagaaggagctgcagaCCATCAGTGATCAACTGAAACACCTGGATAACTGCATCAAGCAGGTGAACATGAAGATGGACTACCAGAAGACGCAAGTGGACAAGGACGTGCCTGCAGCCAGGACAACCGTCTCACTCAATGCCCACCAGAAGAAGGTTGTTCAGGACGTCCTCCGAGAACAGGGACAGCAAATTGGCGACATGATGAAACAGATCAAAGACATcaaaaatcatttcagtttctAA
- the LOC119006901 gene encoding uncharacterized protein LOC119006901 isoform X1: protein MVRQTSINRFKRHVTISPVNLWMNTRIKTMGTYKSKHLKKEENGTTKDTVAKNDFNHGDASDLTGNLNKTGNTSQGLGSAPRLSHQMQPDGGNEELLTRIHQAPSKVLVKMPGDDDESSQLTAETTVTTVQEGSQEQDCTAMEENTTKIHNKAYHTPQHNKVDNDTNGNTSSGIQTVSMKPALDKGRPSADPNNAANNPTVASADSSVKSKLQHKLNVTLILHTAVKPKEKSKLKGMEQNHPNKNAGNITEKEDKNGKNGQDEKQEPNIPPAVPPEHTEGRWHPFTVNQSCSVKVLCKHNPGKDLPPNIQKWSDKCQK, encoded by the exons ATGGTGAG GCAAACTTCCATCAACCGTTTCAAACGACATGTAACCATTTCTCCAGTTAATCTGTG gatgaatacaagaataaaaacaatggGTACTTACaagtcaaaacatttaaaaaaggaggaaaatggTACCACAAAAGACACAGTGGCTAAAAATGACTTTAACCATGGCGATGCAAGTGATTTAACTGGAAACCTCAATAAAACTGGCAACACTAGTCAAGGACTAGGCTCTGCTCCACGTCTCAGTCACCAAATGCAACCTGACGGTGGCAATGAGGAACTGCTCACAAGGATTCACCAAGCTCCTAGTAAAGTGCTAGTAAAGATGccaggagatgatgatgaaagcTCCCAGCTAACAGCTGAAACCACTGTCACCACAGTGCAAGAGGGTTCACAGGAGCAAGACTGCACTGCcatggaagaaaacacaaccaagATACACAATAAGGCATATCATACACCTCAACATAACAAAGTTGACAATGACACCAATGGGAACACGTCATCTGGCATACAAACAGTCAGTATGAAACCAGCATTAGACAAAGGGAGGCCTTCAGCTGACCCAAACAATGCTGCCAATAACCCAACAGTAGCATCTGCAGATTCAAGTGTCAAGTCAAAACTCCAGCACAAACTTAATGTTACTTTAATTCTACATACTGCCGTTAAGCCTAAGGAAAAGAGCAAACTCAAAGGAATGGAACAAAACCATCCTAATAAGAACGCAGGAAACATCACTGAGAAAGAGGATAAGAATGGAAAGAATGGCCAGGATGAAAAACAAGAGCCAAACATCCCCCCTGCAGTTCCTCCGGAACACACTGAGGGACGTTGGCACCCATTTACAGTGAACCAGTCCTGTTCCGTCAAGGTGCTCTGTAAACACAACCCAGGGAAAGATTTACCACCAAACATCCAAAAGTG GTctgacaaatgtcaaaaatga
- the LOC119006901 gene encoding uncharacterized protein LOC119006901 isoform X2 produces MLISRMNTRIKTMGTYKSKHLKKEENGTTKDTVAKNDFNHGDASDLTGNLNKTGNTSQGLGSAPRLSHQMQPDGGNEELLTRIHQAPSKVLVKMPGDDDESSQLTAETTVTTVQEGSQEQDCTAMEENTTKIHNKAYHTPQHNKVDNDTNGNTSSGIQTVSMKPALDKGRPSADPNNAANNPTVASADSSVKSKLQHKLNVTLILHTAVKPKEKSKLKGMEQNHPNKNAGNITEKEDKNGKNGQDEKQEPNIPPAVPPEHTEGRWHPFTVNQSCSVKVLCKHNPGKDLPPNIQKWSDKCQK; encoded by the exons ATGCTAATTTCCAG gatgaatacaagaataaaaacaatggGTACTTACaagtcaaaacatttaaaaaaggaggaaaatggTACCACAAAAGACACAGTGGCTAAAAATGACTTTAACCATGGCGATGCAAGTGATTTAACTGGAAACCTCAATAAAACTGGCAACACTAGTCAAGGACTAGGCTCTGCTCCACGTCTCAGTCACCAAATGCAACCTGACGGTGGCAATGAGGAACTGCTCACAAGGATTCACCAAGCTCCTAGTAAAGTGCTAGTAAAGATGccaggagatgatgatgaaagcTCCCAGCTAACAGCTGAAACCACTGTCACCACAGTGCAAGAGGGTTCACAGGAGCAAGACTGCACTGCcatggaagaaaacacaaccaagATACACAATAAGGCATATCATACACCTCAACATAACAAAGTTGACAATGACACCAATGGGAACACGTCATCTGGCATACAAACAGTCAGTATGAAACCAGCATTAGACAAAGGGAGGCCTTCAGCTGACCCAAACAATGCTGCCAATAACCCAACAGTAGCATCTGCAGATTCAAGTGTCAAGTCAAAACTCCAGCACAAACTTAATGTTACTTTAATTCTACATACTGCCGTTAAGCCTAAGGAAAAGAGCAAACTCAAAGGAATGGAACAAAACCATCCTAATAAGAACGCAGGAAACATCACTGAGAAAGAGGATAAGAATGGAAAGAATGGCCAGGATGAAAAACAAGAGCCAAACATCCCCCCTGCAGTTCCTCCGGAACACACTGAGGGACGTTGGCACCCATTTACAGTGAACCAGTCCTGTTCCGTCAAGGTGCTCTGTAAACACAACCCAGGGAAAGATTTACCACCAAACATCCAAAAGTG GTctgacaaatgtcaaaaatga
- the spred3 gene encoding sprouty-related, EVH1 domain-containing protein 3 isoform X2, which translates to MTRDDSSGGWVPLGGGGLSHVVICKGRSHDGRGRREYIIRGERLRDRAPVLECAVQRGLVYNKVNPIFHHWRVEDRKFGLTFQSPADAISFEKGLQAVLDKLDRGSDSPSSSTPEEADTEDDGQASHTGSESSSNSRKEMLPKPITIVTSESSSTCFVRSEEFSFGSSHAVTTQTPAQIHTRPGQLSQMTAVLNPPAPPPPPPAPPTPPVGPPASSPLSPLSPTISLLEEGDLRSVDPCKDLWGSRGYEDYRRAGATRTMVGGLTGGVVVGSGGSMQDKSELCVVRFEKELAGVGTAGCDVTVSLDSKASQRLSSSSPTCMSMPNAVSGVSSGAGSPQETGKGSPSPCCIHTSLATPRSRTRKRGGGASSSDQGVISPDDDSPCPQGSSSCSSRCVYCRSVFSASENGRGRCRDAPDPALHCLRQWTCVWCAESLLYHCMSDSEGEFWEPCSCDDSLGGHPHPLCCARWLALLALSLFVPCMCCYLPLRACLRCGERCGCCGGKHKAVR; encoded by the exons ATGACACGTGATGACTCCAGTGGCGGATGGGTGCCCCTTGGAGGTGGCGGCCTCAGTCATGTGGTCATATGTAAGGGGCGGAGTCACGACGGCAGGGGGCGGAGAGAGTACATCATACGTGGAGAGCGGCTGCGAGATCGagca CCGGTGTTGGAGTGCGCAGTGCAAAGGGGGTTAGTGTACAACAAGGTGAACCCCATCTTCCATCACTGGCGGGTAGAGGATCGAAAGTTTGGCCTTACGTTCCAGAGTCCTGCCGATGCCATCTCCTTTGAGAAAGGGCTGCAGGCTGTCTTAGACAAGCTCGACAGAG GTTCTGACTCGCCTTCGTCCTCCACCCCAGAAGAGGCTGACACCGAGGATGACGGACAAGCT TCCCATACAGGAAGTGAGTCGTCATCCAACAGCAGAAAGGAGATGCTTCCCAAACCCATCACCATAGTGACGAGCGAGTCGTCGTCTACCTGCTTCGTGCGGTCGGAGGAGTTTAGTTTTGGATCCAGCCATGCTGTCACCACTCAGACACCTGCTCAG ATCCACACCAGGCCAGGACAGCTTTCACAAATGACGGCTGTGTTGAATCCCCCAGcgcccccacccccaccacctgctccacctaCTCCTCCTGTGGGTCCCCCGgcctcatctcctctgtcccCCCTCTCACCCACTAtttctctgctggaggagggagACCTGCGTAGTGTGGACCCTTGCAAAGACCTGTGGGGTTCTCGAGGTTATGAGGACTACCGACGGGCAGGTGCCACCAGGACTATGGTCGGCGGGCTGACCGGGGGTGTGGTTGTTGGTAGTGGAGGGAGTATGCAGGACAAGTCAGAGCTGTGCGTGGTTCGCTTCGAGAAGGAGCTGGCAGGAGTGGGGACGGCAGGCTGTGACGTGACAGTGAGCCTGGACAGCAAAGCTTCCCAGCGTCTGTCGTCATCGTCGCCCACCTGTATGTCAATGCCCAACGCTGTGTCAGGCGTGTCCTCAGGAGCCGGCTCACCCCAGGAGACGGGCAAAGGCTCGCCCTCTCCCTGCTGCATCCACACCTCACTGGCCACGCCCCGGTCGCGGACTcgtaagagaggaggaggggccaGCAGCAGTGACCAGGGGGTAATCTCCCCCGACGACGACAGCCCCTGTCCTCAGGGTTCATCGTCATGCTCATCTCGCTGTGTGTACTGCCGCTCTGTTTTCAGTGCTTCGGAGAATGGGCGGGGCCGCTGCAGAGATGCCCCAGACCCGGCCCTGCACTGCCTGCGCCAGTGGacctgtgtgtggtgtgcagaGAGTCTGCTCTACCACTGCATGTCGGACTCTGAGGGAGAGTTCTGGGAGCCTTGCTCATGTGATGACTCATTGGGGGGCCACCCGCACCCCCTTTGCTGTGCCCGCTGGTTGGCCCTCCTGGCCCTGTCGCTCTTCGTGCCCTGCATGTGCTGCTACCTGCCTTTGCGCGCCTGCCTGCGGTGTGGGGAGAGGTGTGGCTGCTGTGGGGGAAAGCACAAGGCGGTCCGATGA